From the Marinitoga hydrogenitolerans DSM 16785 genome, the window TTGCTGTCAAAAGTAATCAAAACAGGAATTTCATTCCATATAAATTTAAAATCCTTGGTATAATTAGCAAGATTTTGATTGAATATTATTCCATTTGGAATATGAATAATTCTTCCAGTACTTTGATCAGCATTAACCCAGTTTTTAATCTCCAATATAGTAAAATTAAGAATACTAATATCTATAACATCTCCAGCAAAATCACTTATTTCTATTCTGTCTCCTATTATAAATGGTTTTTTAGTAATTATATATATCCAACCAGCAAAATTAGTTATCAATTCTCTTAAAGCAATTGCTAAACCGGCAGAAAATAAACCTAAAAATGTTGAAAGAGATTGGAACCCTTCAAACCATAATCTTCCAATTAATAAAGCACCTATTAAGATTATAAAATAATTGGAAGTCTTATTCCAGTAGTATTTAGTTTTAGTTTCTTTTATTTTTTTTAAAACAA encodes:
- a CDS encoding mechanosensitive ion channel family protein; its protein translation is MNYINSFLSTYYGKKIIISFTIFFILYLLKKLNNTIVLKKIKETKTKYYWNKTSNYFIILIGALLIGRLWFEGFQSLSTFLGLFSAGLAIALRELITNFAGWIYIITKKPFIIGDRIEISDFAGDVIDISILNFTILEIKNWVNADQSTGRIIHIPNGIIFNQNLANYTKDFKFIWNEIPVLITFDSNWKKAKNILLNIAKKHAEHLSKEAEEKLKQAAAKYMIYYNKLTPIVYTSVKDNGVLLTIRYLIHPRKRRGSSHEIWESILEEFSNNEDINLAYPSQTIYLKK